CCGCCATATCGAGCAAAATCAAAACATCATGCGCCGATAGCCCATCGATGCCGAGCAGATGCCGGTGACGAAATTTCAACATGGGTTGGGGATGAGACATTAAAGCGGCTCTATGGAGTGAATTCTCCGGTTCCGCAAGTGCCCGAACATGGGGCTATCCACAGCTCGCTTCACCGCCGCCCACCGAACCGCCGCGCGCCGCGCGGGCGGCCGCCGGAGGCAGCGGCCGGCCACCGCCGTGGCCAAGTTGCCGGCGCCATGAAGAAATCATTAGGTAATTGATATTAAATATGATTTTTGTTATCATTCAAACTCAAAGCGACGCGGCGGGCCGGCCCGGCCGGGACGCCGGCCTTGCAACATCGGGCGACTTGGCCCATATGGCGGAATTGGCTGGGCCTTACCCTCATTCCTCTTCGCGGAACTTCTCGCGTGCGGCCACCATCGCCAGCCGAAGAGATTTGTTTTGCCTGCCTTAGTCTCGTGCCATGCGATTCCGCCGCGTCTCGCGGCGGAATTCTTATTGAAACAAGTAGCCGCGCGGCTCGTTTCGTCGCTGGCTTCGAAGACGTGCCGGCACCCGTAGAGCTTAAGCGCGACAAAGGCGAGCGCCGCCATGTCGCCTGAAACGAGGACGCGAACTTCTATGCATCTTGTCATCGTCGAATCGCCCGCCAAGGCCAAGACGATCAACAAATATCTCGGTCGCGACTATGAAGTGGTCGCCTCGTTCGGACATGTGCGGGATTTGCCGGCCAAGGATGGTTCGGTCGATCCGGACACAGACTTCACCATGCTCTGGGAAGTCGATGCCAAAGCTTCGAAACGGCTCGGCGATATCGCCAAAGCGGCCAAATCGGCCGATCGCATTATTCTCGCCACCGACCCTGATCGTGAAGGCGAAGCCATTTCCTGGCACGTCCTTGAAATTCTGAAGGCGAAGAAACTTCTCAAGGACAAGCCGGTCGAGCGGGTCGTCTTCAACGCGATCACCAAATCCGAAGTGCTCGACGCGATGAAACATCCGCGCGAGATCGATGCCGCGCTGGTCGATGCCTATCTCGCCCGCCGCGCCCTCGATTATCTCGTCGGATTCAATCTGTCGCCGGTTCTGTGGCGCAAACTGCCCGGCGCCCGTTCGGCCGGACGCGTGCAATCGGTTTCGCTGCGCCTCGTCTGCGACCGCGAGCTCGACATCGAGAAATTCGTCAGCCAGGAATATTGGTCGATCGTCGCGCATCTCGAAACCGCCGCGGCGGCGCCTTTCGTCGCGCGGCTCGTCGGCGCCAATGGCGAAAAACTCACGCGCCTCGACATCGGCTCGGGTGCCGCGGCGGACGCCTTCAGGCAGGCGCTCGAAAACGCGACCTTTACCGTCAGCAAGATCGAGTCGAAACCCGCCAAACGGCATCCGGCGGCGCCATTCACGACCTCCACCTTGCAGCAGGAGGCCTCGCGCAAGCTCGGCTTTGCGCCGGCCCGCACGATGCAGATCGCGCAGCGCCTTTACGAAGGCGTCGATATTGGCGGCGAGACGGTCGGCCTCATTACCTATATGCGAACCGACGGCGTCGACGTGGCACCGGAAGCCATCACCCGGGCGCGTAGCGTCATCGGCCAACAATTCGGCGCCGCATATGTGCCGAAGGTACCGCGCAAATATATGGTGAAAGCCAAGAATGCGCAGGAGGCGCATGAGGCGATCCGGCCGACCGATCTCGGCCGCCTTCCCGACGCGGTTGCCGCCACGCTGCAACGCGACGAGGCGCGTCTCTATGAGCTGATCTGGACGCGCACCATTGCGAGCCAGATGGAATCGGCCGATCTCGAACGCACCACTGTCGACATCGCCGCCAAGGCCGGCGACAAAAACCTCGAATTGCGCGCCACCGGCCAGGTCATCCGTTTCGACGGCTTTCTGAAACTCTATCAGGAAGGCCGCGATGACGAGGAAGACGACGAGGCCAGCCGGCTGCCGCCCATGCAGCAGGGCGAAAAGCTCACCAAGAAAAAGATCGACGCCACCCAGCATTTCACCGAACCGCCGCCGCGTTTCACCGAAGCGACGCTGATCAAGCGGATGGAAGAACTCGGCATCGGCCGCCCCTCGACCTACGCCTCGACGCTCGCGGTCCTGAAGGATCGTGGCTATGTACGCCTCGATAAGAAGCGGCTGTTTCCGGAAGATAAAGGCCGGCTCGTCACCGCCTTTCTCGAAAGCTTCTTCACCCGCTATGTCGGCTATGACTTCACCGCCGATCTCGAGGAAAAGCTCGATCGCGTTTCCAATAGCGAGATCGACTGGAAACAGGTGCTGCGCGAATTCTGGACCGATTTTTCGAGCGCGCTCGCCGGCACCAAGGATCTGCGCACGACTCAGGTGCTCGACAGCCTCAACGAATTGCTCGGGCCCCATATATTTCCGGCGAAAGCGGACGGCTCCAGTCCGCGCGCCTGTCCATCCTGCGCCAACGGGCTGTTGTCGCTGAAGCTCGGCAAATTCGGGGCTTTTATCGGCTGCTCGAATTATCCCGACTGCAAATTCACCCGCACCTTGTCGAGCGCCGCCGCGGAAAAGAACGGCACCGAAGGCGGCGAACAGCCGGGCGTCAAAGTGCTCGGCATCGATCCGGCCAGCGGCCAAGAGATCTCGCTGCGCGATGGCCGTTTCGGTGCCTATGTGCAGCAGGGCGAAGGCGAAGAAGGTGAGAAGCCGAAGCGCAGCTCGATACCGAAAACCATGTCGCCAGCCGAACTGACGCTCAACCAAGCGATCGGGCTTCTGTCGCTGCCGCGCGAGGTCGCGCGCCATCCCGAGAGCAAGGAGGCGATCCTCGCCGGCATCGGCCGTTTCGGCCCCTATGTGCAGCATGGGAAGACCTATGCCAACATCGGCAAGGACGAGAATATTCTCGAGATCGGCGGCAATCGCGCCATCGATCTGATCGTCGCCAAGGAAAGCGGTCTCTCCGGGCGCCGCTTCGGTGCCGAAGCCAGCGGCGCGAGCCGCGAACTCGGCGAGCATCCGCAAGGTGGTAAGGTCGCGATCAAGGCCGGCCGTTTCGGTCCCTATGTGAATTGGGGCAAGATCAATGCGACTTTGCCGCGCGATGCCGATCCGACGAGCTTCACGCTTGAAGAAGGTCTCGCTCTGCTGGCGGCGAAGGCGCAAGGCGGCGGCAAAGGCGGCCGTGTTCTCGGTGCCCATCCGAGCGGCGGCGATATCACCATCCTCGACGGCAAGTTCGGGCCTTATGTGAGCCACGGCAAAGTCAATGCGACCTTGAAGGATGATGTTTCGCCCGAGACGATCACGCTCGAACAGGCGATCCGTCTCATCGATGCGAAACACGGCAGCGCACCGGCAAAGAAGAAGGCCGCTACCAAAACCGCCAAGACAGTTAAAGCGCCGGCCAAAGCTTCGGCGAAACCGATAGTCAAAAAGGCTCCCGCAAAAGCCAAAGCCGCCCCGGTCAAAGCGACGCCTAAGAAAGCCCCCGCGGCAAAACCCAGTGCATCCAAAAAGGCCAAACGCGCGTGATCAAGAAAGCCGGCAGGCCCGTTGCAAACGGTGCTGAGCCGGCAAACAAAGGAAAAGCCAACGTCGTGGCAGACGACAAAGCGTCCGGCGGCTTGCCGACGCGCGAAGCGATTCTGAGCTTTCTCAAGCGCGAGCGCGAGAGCGGACAAAGCACAGGCAAGATCGGCAAACGCGAAATCGCCCGCGCCTTTTCGATCAAGGGCGCCGATCGCATCGCGCTGAAGCGCATCTTGAAGGAGCTCGAAGCCGAAGGCGCCATCGAGCGCCGCCGCAAAATTCTGCATCGGCCCGGCACCCTGCCCGCCGTGGTGCTCGCCGACATTACCACGCGCGACCGAAATGGCGACTTTCTCGCCGTCCCGGTCGAATGGGACCCGGAGCACGGGACAGTTCCCAAAATCCTGCTCATGCCGAACCGCCAGCGCGCCGGCGCGGCGACGCCGGGAATCGGCGATCGGGCGCTCATCCGCACCGAATTGCTGACGGATGCGGCTCCAAACGAGCCCGCCTATAGCGGCCGCGTCATCAAGCTTCTGCAGCGTGCCAGAACGCAGGTGCTCGGCATTTATCGGAGCGATCCGCGCGGCGGCGGACGCGTCTTGCCGATCGACAAGAAGAATGTCGGGCGCGGTGAATTATCCGTCCCCGAAGGCAGCGAAGGGGGCGCGCGCGAGGGCGACCTCGTCGCCGTCGATGTCCTGCGCAGCGGCCGCCTCGGCCTGCCGACAGCGAAGGTGCGCGAACGGCTCGGCAGCCTCGCCACCGAAAAAGCGATGAGCCTCATCGCTCTCCATTCGCATGGGATTCCCAATGTCTTTCGTCCGGAGACGATTGCCGAGGCCGAACACGTGCGCCCGGCCTCCGTCGCCGAACGCGAAGATTGGCGCGCCATTCCTTTCGTCACCATCGATCCGCCCGACGCCAAGGATCATGACGACGCGGTCTTCGCCGCGCCCGACCCAGACCCAGCCAATCATGGCGGCCATATTATTCATGTCGCCATCGCCGATGTCGCCGCCTATGTCCGGCCCCGCTCGGCGCTCGACCGGGAAGCCCTCGATCGCGGCAATTCCGTCTATTTCCCCGATCGCGTCGTCCCGATGCTGCCGGAGCGGATCTCGAACGATCTCTGTTCGTTGAAAGCCGATCAGGACCGACCGGCGCTTGCGATTCGGATCATTGTCGCCGCCGACGGCAAAAAGCTGTCGCACCGCGTCCATCGGGTGATGATCCGTTCGGTCGGCAAGCTCACTTATGCGCAAGTGCAAGCGGCTTGGGACGGCATGCCGGGCATCGAGACGCAAGCTCTGCTCGAAGCCGTGCTGCAGCCCCTCTTTTCCGCCTATGAATCCCTGAAGGCGGCGCGGATCAACCGCGCACCGCTCGATCTCGATCTGCCGGAACGCAAGATCCTGCTAAAAGACGACGGCACGGTCGATCGGGTGATCGTCCCACCACGTCTTGAGGCGCATCGGCTGATCGAGGAGTTCATGATCCTCGCGAATGTCGCCGCGGCCGAGGCTCTCGAAGCCGCACGCCAGCCGCTGATCTATCGCGCCCATGATGAGCCCTCGCTCGAAAAACTGAATGCGCTTTCGGAATTTCTCGCCTCGATCGACATCAAGCTGGCCAAAGGCCAAGTGCTGACGCCGCATCAATTCAACGGCATTCTCGCCCGTGTGAGCGGAACGGAGCACGAGAATATCGTCAATGAGATCGTCCTGCGGACCCAGGCGCAGGCCGAATATGTCACCGAGAATTACGGCCATTTCGGCCTGCACCTGCGCAGTTATGCGCATTTCACCTCGCCGATCCGCCGCTATGCGGATCTCGTCGTGCATCGCGCGCTGATCCGCGGCTTGGGCCTCGGTTCCGACGGCCAGCCCAATATGGACGATGGCGAACTCGCCGAAATCGCAGCACGCATTTCCGCCGCCGAGCGGCGGGCGATGGCGGCCGAACGCGAGACGATCGAACGGCTCATCGCCGCGCATCTTTCCGCCCAGGTCGGCACGATCTTCGAGGGGCGCATCTCCGGCGTCACCAAGGTCGGCATCTTCGTCAAGCTGCGCGATACCGGCGCCGACGGCTTCGTGCCGGCCGCAACCCTCGGCAAGGACTATTATCATTATGACGAGAGTCTTCACGCGCTCGTGTCCAGCCGCAGCGGCGAGATGCATCGGCTCGGCGACGAGGTGACGGTGAAACTCGTCGAGGCCGCGCCCTTTGCCGGCGCCCTGCGCTTCGAACTCTTAAGCGAAGGCAAGCGCGCCCCGCGCGGCAGTCTCGATCGCGCCAAAAGCAAGCGCGCCTCGCGCCGCGACAACGGGCCTGCTGGCGGAGCTGCCAGCTCGCGCATAAATAGAAGCGGTCGAAGATGACGCGGGCCAGCGCGCGCGCAGACGATCGGATAGCATCTTATGCTAATCATAAAGATCGTGGCGCCGGCTTACAAATTATGTTGAGAGACTGCCGTAGATCTTTGGTTTAAATATCTGAAATATCCGTATATTGTTGAAATACGTGCAGCCATTATTCGCGACACGTCGGGGTGCCGCAAGCGTTCGATCGGTGAAGCGTTCGATCCTAAAAGAAGCGGTGTCTTGCCATGAATGTCGAGTTCTCCTCAGCGCCTTTTGGCGGCCTTGCAAGCGATGAGCCTGCGGCGAAACCTACCCGCAATATTTGGCAGTCGGTCAAGCGCGGCCTTGCCGGCAAATGCCCAAATTGCGGCACGGGCAAACTCTTTTATCGCTATCTCAAGGTCAGCGACCGCTGCCCCGAATGCGGCGAGGAGTTTTTCCACCACCGCGCCGATGATGCGCCGCCCTATCTGACGATTCTCGTCACTGCCCATATCGTCGGCACAGGCATGGTAGCGACCTCGAGCATAGCGCCGGATCTGCCGCTCATCTATCAAATGACCATCTGGCCGGCCCTCACACTGGTGTTGAGCCTTATTTTGCTGCCGATCTTCAAAGGCGGCCTGATCGCCCATCAATGGGCCTTGCGCATGCATGGATTTGAAACCGCGGCCGCGACCGTCCGCATTCCCGCCGACCCATGAACGAAGACGGCGCCGACGGGTTCGACGCCCATGCGACGCCAGGGCGCCGCTCTGGCTCGGCCGCCCGTGTCGGCCCGGTAAAGCCACGGCCGGCCGCCTCCCTGGTGCTGATCGACGGCAGCGGGCCAGAGCCGAAAGTGCTGCTCGGGCGGCGCCATCCGAAGCTTGCCTTTTTGCCGAGCAAATATGTGTTTCCCGGCGGCAGGCTGGAGACGGACGATCGGCGCATGGCCGGCTCCGGCGCTCTGCCGGATCGATGTATCGAGAGGCTCGCGCTGCGCCGCAGCCGTGACTTTCCCGGACCCCGCGCTTTCGCGCTCGCCGCCATCCGCGAAACTTTCGAAGAAACCGGCCTCCTGCTCGGCACACGCCCGGACGCCACCCCCAAGGCGACGATCCCGCCGGCCTGGCAGACATTCACGGATCATGGCTTTGCACCCCATCTCGCGCCGCTCCGCTTCATCGGCCGCGCGGTTACACCGCCGAGCTTTCCCAGACGTTTCGATACGAGTTTCTTTGCAGCCGATGTCGCCGCCGTCGCGCATCGCATCGACGGCTGCGTGACGCGAGATACGGAACTCGTCGAACTCGTCTGGCTGTCTTTGAATGATGCCGCCAAGCTCGACATTCCGCGCATTACGGCCATGATCTTGCTTGACCTCGCAACGAGGATCGCGGCCAATTTCGACGGGCGTCTTCCCGTCCCCCTCTTCTATGAGAGAAACCGGCGCTGGATTCGCGAGGAACTCTGAAGCGAGACGCCAATGTCGCCGCGGTTCGCAGAGCGCCCCCCGGCGTCGCACTTGCTGCCGCGATCGCCACCGTTTCCATAGTCGGTGTCGGTCTGTCACTGAGCATGGCGCTGCTCGCCGTGCGGCTTGCGCAAGCGGGCTATTCGGCCCGCGCCATCGGCCTCAACCCGGCGGCCGGCGGATTGGCGACCCTGGCGATCGCCACGTTCGTGCCGCGCCTCGCCCGCCGGCTCGGTGTCCAGACCCTGCTCTTCATGGCCTTGCTCGCGGCGATCCTGAGCCTAGGCGCCTTTGCCGCCTATGAAAATTATTGGAGCTGGCTCGTCATCCGCGGCGTCTTCGGCGCCGCGCTTACCGTGCTCTTCGTGTTGAGCGAATTCTGGATCAATACCGCCGCGCCACCCAACCGGCGCGGCATCATCCTCGGCCTCTACACGACCAGCCTAGCGGCGGGCTTTGCCATCGGCCCGACGATTCTCGCGGTGACCGGCACGAAGGGGCTAGCGCCCTTCCTGGCGGCGACCGCGCTCTTCGTGATCGCTGCGGTCCCCGTCGCCCTCGTCGGCGGCCAGGCGCCGCAAATCGAGGAACAGGCGAAGACCTCGCTCTGGAGCTTTTTGACGGCGGCACCGTCCGCGACTCTCGCCGCGCTCGTCTATGGCGCGATCGAAACCGCGGCCATGGGCCTGCTCCCCGTCTATGCGCTGCGCAACGCCCTGAGCGCCGAAACAGGCGCGCTGTTGGTGAGCCTGTTCGCCCTCGGCAATGTCATTTTTCAGATCCCGATGGGCCTGCTCTCCGATCGCTATGACCGCCGCCGTCTGCTGCGCATCAATGCCCTGACGGGCCTCCTCGGCGCCCTGGCATTGTCCTTCGCACTCGCCGCGAATTTCATTCTCTTCGCCACCCTGCTCGTCGTCTGGGGCGGCGTGGTCGGCAGCCTCTATGCGGTCGGACTGGCGCATCTCGGCTCGCGCTATCAGGGACCCGAACTCGCCGGCGCCAATGCCGCCTATATCATGCTCTATTCGGTCGGGATGCTGGCCGGGCCGCCGTTGCTCGGCGTCGGCCTCGATCTGGCGCCATCGGGGCTTTTCCTGGCCATTGCTTTGCTGCTCGCCGCCTACCTCGGGATCGTTTCATGGCGGATCGGAACCGCCCATCCTTGACAAGGAAAGCCCGATCCTTATGGTGCGCAAACATTTTGGGCGATTAGCCCCTCTCCAGCTCTTTTTGCGTCGAGACCCTGTCGGGACGGCCGCCGGATTCAAGCAAGGCGAGCTGGGCGCAAAACCGCTCGGCTCCAAAGGACAAAGACCATGGCCAAGGCCGCAATGATCAAGATCAAGCTCCTGTCGAGCGCCGACACGGGCTATTTCTATGTGACGAAGAAGAACGCGCGGACCAAGACAGAGAAGCTGTCGTTCAAGAAATATGATCCCGTCGCGCGCAAGCATGTCGAGTTCAAAGAAACCAAAATCAAGTAAGATCCGCCTCGGTCGCGCGAAGATCGCGCGTCCCCGGAGCATGATGCTGCCGACCGGATGCCTTGTTCCGGTCGGAAAAAAGCCTTCGCTATGCTGAGCTGAGTCTCGCGTCGGCTGCCGCTTGCGGCTGCGCCATGGGCGCCAGTGCCCGAACGCGCCACGCGCTTTTCTGCGCGAAAAACCATCGAAATATGGGGATAGGCTCATGGCGTCGAGCGTGCGGCCGTGGCTTGGCGCGAACAGCCGAGCCTCGTTGCGAATTCGGCACTAAAAATCGGGGAAGACTAAGAATCGGGGAAAAGGTGGCCGGCGGCAAATGGTGTCTCGAGGAGGCCACTCCAAACCATTTGCGCGCCGGCCGACCCTACGGACCCAGGAGATGCGGCGGACCTGAGCACTCCGCAGGGTATTGCAAAACTCGGCCGTAGCCAGCGGACCATGCAAGGCCCTCGGTCCAGCCGACGACTTGGGGCGGCTCGCCCCAAGCAATTAAAGTCTCTGAATTTTCAATCGTCTTTGGCGGGTTGCGCCCGTCGATTCTGACGTCAGCGCCACTCGGGAACTCGGCAAGCCGTGAAAATCGCCTTCCACAAAGAGCCGTGCCATCGCGCTCCGTTTGCTGAAGGAGACGTTAGCGCGACTGGTGAAAAAAGCAATCTGCTTATTGCCCGCTCTATTCAGCAAGGTTTCGTTTACCTCAATAAGCGCGGTTAACGCGGCTGCTTCATTGCGACGACGTTAATCATTAAGGCAACGGGTTCGGCCTTCGGACGAGCGATAATCAACTTTTCCGGAACATGCTCTAGACCGCGTTGACATTTAGGATTCCGGCTTGCGGGGAAATCTGATTCAAGCTCCTTTTCGGGGAGCGTCGGATGTCGTCGGTTCGGTTGATGTTGAAAGACCACCAGTGGGAGCGGATGCAGCCGCATCTGCCTGGCAAGCGGAGTGATCCCGGCAGGACCGGCGCGAACAATCGGTTGTTTGTGGAGGCGATCCTGTGGCTCGCCAGAACGGGCGTCCCCTGGCGCGATCTGCCGGATTGCTTTGGCAATTGGAACAGTGTGTTCATCCGCTTTTCCCGCTGGTCCAAAGACGGCGTGTGGGATCGGCTATTTACGGCAATGGCCGATGATCCGGACTTCGAATACATCATGATCGACTCCACCATCGTCCGGGCGCACCAGCATGCGGCGGGCAAAAAAGGGGGCCTGAAGCTCGCGCGATCGGCCGTTCGCGGGGTGGCTTGACCACAAAAATCCATGCCGTCGTCGACGCGCTGGGTAACCCGTTGCGGTTTATTCTCACGCCTGGGCAGGCCAGCGATATCACCCAGGCCGAAGCTCTGATCGAAGGTCTGCCTGCCGAGCATGTCCTTGGCGACAAGGGCTACGATGCAAAATCGCTGCGTGATGCCATCACCGAACAAGGCGCCGTCGCGGTGATCCCGCCCAGAACAACATCGCCCCAGGTCCATTGTGACTTCGCGCTCTATTGCGAGCGCAATCTGGTCGAGCGCTTCTTCCTGAAACTCAAGCATTTCAGGCGCATCGCGACACGCTACGA
The window above is part of the Methylovirgula sp. HY1 genome. Proteins encoded here:
- the topA gene encoding type I DNA topoisomerase — encoded protein: MHLVIVESPAKAKTINKYLGRDYEVVASFGHVRDLPAKDGSVDPDTDFTMLWEVDAKASKRLGDIAKAAKSADRIILATDPDREGEAISWHVLEILKAKKLLKDKPVERVVFNAITKSEVLDAMKHPREIDAALVDAYLARRALDYLVGFNLSPVLWRKLPGARSAGRVQSVSLRLVCDRELDIEKFVSQEYWSIVAHLETAAAAPFVARLVGANGEKLTRLDIGSGAAADAFRQALENATFTVSKIESKPAKRHPAAPFTTSTLQQEASRKLGFAPARTMQIAQRLYEGVDIGGETVGLITYMRTDGVDVAPEAITRARSVIGQQFGAAYVPKVPRKYMVKAKNAQEAHEAIRPTDLGRLPDAVAATLQRDEARLYELIWTRTIASQMESADLERTTVDIAAKAGDKNLELRATGQVIRFDGFLKLYQEGRDDEEDDEASRLPPMQQGEKLTKKKIDATQHFTEPPPRFTEATLIKRMEELGIGRPSTYASTLAVLKDRGYVRLDKKRLFPEDKGRLVTAFLESFFTRYVGYDFTADLEEKLDRVSNSEIDWKQVLREFWTDFSSALAGTKDLRTTQVLDSLNELLGPHIFPAKADGSSPRACPSCANGLLSLKLGKFGAFIGCSNYPDCKFTRTLSSAAAEKNGTEGGEQPGVKVLGIDPASGQEISLRDGRFGAYVQQGEGEEGEKPKRSSIPKTMSPAELTLNQAIGLLSLPREVARHPESKEAILAGIGRFGPYVQHGKTYANIGKDENILEIGGNRAIDLIVAKESGLSGRRFGAEASGASRELGEHPQGGKVAIKAGRFGPYVNWGKINATLPRDADPTSFTLEEGLALLAAKAQGGGKGGRVLGAHPSGGDITILDGKFGPYVSHGKVNATLKDDVSPETITLEQAIRLIDAKHGSAPAKKKAATKTAKTVKAPAKASAKPIVKKAPAKAKAAPVKATPKKAPAAKPSASKKAKRA
- the rnr gene encoding ribonuclease R, with amino-acid sequence MADDKASGGLPTREAILSFLKRERESGQSTGKIGKREIARAFSIKGADRIALKRILKELEAEGAIERRRKILHRPGTLPAVVLADITTRDRNGDFLAVPVEWDPEHGTVPKILLMPNRQRAGAATPGIGDRALIRTELLTDAAPNEPAYSGRVIKLLQRARTQVLGIYRSDPRGGGRVLPIDKKNVGRGELSVPEGSEGGAREGDLVAVDVLRSGRLGLPTAKVRERLGSLATEKAMSLIALHSHGIPNVFRPETIAEAEHVRPASVAEREDWRAIPFVTIDPPDAKDHDDAVFAAPDPDPANHGGHIIHVAIADVAAYVRPRSALDREALDRGNSVYFPDRVVPMLPERISNDLCSLKADQDRPALAIRIIVAADGKKLSHRVHRVMIRSVGKLTYAQVQAAWDGMPGIETQALLEAVLQPLFSAYESLKAARINRAPLDLDLPERKILLKDDGTVDRVIVPPRLEAHRLIEEFMILANVAAAEALEAARQPLIYRAHDEPSLEKLNALSEFLASIDIKLAKGQVLTPHQFNGILARVSGTEHENIVNEIVLRTQAQAEYVTENYGHFGLHLRSYAHFTSPIRRYADLVVHRALIRGLGLGSDGQPNMDDGELAEIAARISAAERRAMAAERETIERLIAAHLSAQVGTIFEGRISGVTKVGIFVKLRDTGADGFVPAATLGKDYYHYDESLHALVSSRSGEMHRLGDEVTVKLVEAAPFAGALRFELLSEGKRAPRGSLDRAKSKRASRRDNGPAGGAASSRINRSGRR
- a CDS encoding DUF983 domain-containing protein, producing the protein MNVEFSSAPFGGLASDEPAAKPTRNIWQSVKRGLAGKCPNCGTGKLFYRYLKVSDRCPECGEEFFHHRADDAPPYLTILVTAHIVGTGMVATSSIAPDLPLIYQMTIWPALTLVLSLILLPIFKGGLIAHQWALRMHGFETAAATVRIPADP
- a CDS encoding NUDIX domain-containing protein gives rise to the protein MNEDGADGFDAHATPGRRSGSAARVGPVKPRPAASLVLIDGSGPEPKVLLGRRHPKLAFLPSKYVFPGGRLETDDRRMAGSGALPDRCIERLALRRSRDFPGPRAFALAAIRETFEETGLLLGTRPDATPKATIPPAWQTFTDHGFAPHLAPLRFIGRAVTPPSFPRRFDTSFFAADVAAVAHRIDGCVTRDTELVELVWLSLNDAAKLDIPRITAMILLDLATRIAANFDGRLPVPLFYERNRRWIREEL
- a CDS encoding MFS transporter — translated: MALLAVRLAQAGYSARAIGLNPAAGGLATLAIATFVPRLARRLGVQTLLFMALLAAILSLGAFAAYENYWSWLVIRGVFGAALTVLFVLSEFWINTAAPPNRRGIILGLYTTSLAAGFAIGPTILAVTGTKGLAPFLAATALFVIAAVPVALVGGQAPQIEEQAKTSLWSFLTAAPSATLAALVYGAIETAAMGLLPVYALRNALSAETGALLVSLFALGNVIFQIPMGLLSDRYDRRRLLRINALTGLLGALALSFALAANFILFATLLVVWGGVVGSLYAVGLAHLGSRYQGPELAGANAAYIMLYSVGMLAGPPLLGVGLDLAPSGLFLAIALLLAAYLGIVSWRIGTAHP
- the rpmG gene encoding 50S ribosomal protein L33 gives rise to the protein MAKAAMIKIKLLSSADTGYFYVTKKNARTKTEKLSFKKYDPVARKHVEFKETKIK